One Hypomesus transpacificus isolate Combined female chromosome 6, fHypTra1, whole genome shotgun sequence DNA segment encodes these proteins:
- the tmem18 gene encoding transmembrane protein 18, whose product MTNQKAGNISSIPIDAFSNMRITSIWTYLMSIQWSETWLIGLLVFHVLSFCLTLLTCRYYRLQIFHFLMMVCLVYSAEYLNELAAMNWKLFSQFQYFDSKGMFISLVFSIPLLFNAMIIVALWVYRTFVTMTELKILQLKRKAHRESRKKAE is encoded by the exons ATGACGAACCAGAAGGCAGGGAATATCAGTTCAATTCCAATTGATGCATTTAGCAATATGCGAATCACATCTATATGGACATATCTGATGTCT ATACAATGGTCTGAAACATGGCTTATTGGGTTGCTAGTGTTTcatgttctctctttctgcctgacaCTGCTGACCTGTAGATATTACAGACTCCAGATCTTTCACTTCCTTATGATGG TGTGCCTGGTGTACAGCGCTGAGTACTTAAATGAGCTGGCAGCCATGAACTGGAA GTTGTTTTCACAATTCCAGTACTTTGACTCCAAAGGAATGTTCATATCATTGGTTTTCTCCATTCCCCTTTTATTCAACGCGATGATAATTGTG gcatTGTGGGTGTACCGAACCTTTGTTaccatgactgagctgaagatcCTGCAGCTGAAGAGGAAGGcccacagagagagcaggaagaaggcAGAGTGa